One genomic window of Deinococcus peraridilitoris DSM 19664 includes the following:
- a CDS encoding aldehyde dehydrogenase (NADP(+)) — MTEQLQPVLINGAWRDATRPSASFTASNPTTGENLSDTYPVSEVEDVEAALQASWEAAELLRSLPAETRAAFLERYAERIEQYREDLAEVAELETGLPAKGRYMNTEIPRTVNQLRRAARAVRERTWTRPTIDTQHNLRAMFGPLHGVVVVFGPNNFPFAFNGVAGGDFAAAIAAGNPVIAKAHPAHPTTSRLLAGHALQAAVQTGFPAAAVQMLYHLPNELGVQLVSDRRVAAIGFTGSRGGGLALKAAADKAGKPFYAEMSSVNPVFVLPGALKARAEGIADEFFTSCTVGTGQFCTNPGLVIMIDGPEAQAFMREATQRFEAAPAGVLLTREAPRQLERGVAHLTAAGARVVTGGKSIEPGFRFENTLLSVSGAAFLKAPEELQTELFGPTSLLVLARDEQELWRAAEVLEGNLTGTIYSGDGDEPLYAQVAPKVRRKVGRLLNDKMPTGVAVSSAMNHGGPYPATSHPGFTSVGLPAAITRFAALYSFDNVRDHRLPPELQDANLLGIWRLVDDEWTRDALRPAQGAAM; from the coding sequence GTGACTGAGCAACTGCAACCCGTCCTGATCAATGGTGCCTGGCGCGACGCGACTCGACCCTCAGCCAGCTTCACTGCCAGCAACCCCACCACCGGCGAGAATCTCTCTGACACGTATCCCGTCTCCGAAGTGGAGGATGTCGAAGCGGCCCTGCAGGCTTCCTGGGAAGCCGCGGAGTTGCTTCGGAGCCTGCCGGCGGAGACGCGCGCTGCGTTCCTCGAACGGTATGCGGAGCGGATTGAGCAGTACCGCGAAGACTTGGCGGAGGTGGCCGAACTGGAAACCGGGCTGCCAGCCAAGGGGCGTTACATGAACACCGAGATTCCCCGCACCGTGAACCAGCTGAGACGCGCGGCGCGCGCGGTGCGCGAACGCACGTGGACGCGACCCACCATTGACACACAACACAACCTGCGTGCCATGTTCGGCCCACTGCACGGTGTGGTCGTCGTGTTCGGACCGAACAATTTCCCGTTTGCGTTTAACGGCGTGGCAGGAGGTGACTTCGCCGCAGCGATCGCCGCCGGAAATCCCGTGATTGCCAAAGCCCACCCGGCTCACCCGACCACCTCACGCCTGCTGGCAGGGCATGCCTTGCAGGCTGCCGTGCAAACCGGGTTTCCCGCTGCGGCCGTGCAGATGCTGTACCACCTACCCAACGAACTGGGTGTCCAGCTGGTCTCGGATCGTCGGGTGGCCGCGATTGGATTCACCGGGTCGCGCGGTGGTGGGCTGGCACTCAAGGCCGCCGCCGACAAAGCCGGGAAACCGTTCTACGCAGAGATGTCCAGCGTGAATCCGGTCTTCGTGTTGCCAGGCGCCCTCAAGGCGCGCGCCGAAGGCATCGCTGACGAGTTCTTCACTTCGTGCACCGTCGGGACCGGACAGTTTTGCACCAACCCCGGGCTGGTCATCATGATCGACGGCCCGGAAGCGCAGGCGTTCATGCGGGAAGCCACGCAACGCTTCGAAGCCGCTCCTGCCGGCGTGCTGCTTACCCGCGAAGCCCCACGGCAACTCGAACGCGGCGTCGCGCACCTCACCGCCGCTGGCGCGCGCGTCGTCACGGGCGGGAAATCCATTGAGCCAGGCTTCCGCTTCGAAAATACGCTTCTGAGCGTCTCCGGCGCGGCGTTCCTCAAAGCCCCGGAGGAACTCCAAACCGAACTGTTCGGCCCGACCAGCCTGCTCGTCCTTGCCCGCGATGAACAGGAATTGTGGCGCGCAGCGGAAGTCCTCGAAGGAAACCTTACTGGAACGATCTACAGCGGCGACGGGGACGAACCACTATACGCGCAAGTCGCGCCGAAAGTGCGCCGGAAGGTCGGGCGACTCCTGAACGACAAGATGCCCACCGGTGTCGCGGTAAGTTCTGCCATGAACCACGGTGGCCCTTACCCCGCCACTTCCCATCCCGGTTTCACCAGCGTCGGCCTGCCTGCCGCCATCACGCGCTTCGCGGCGCTGTACAGCTTCGACAACGTTCGCGATCACCGCCTTCCACCCGAACTTCAGGATGCCAACCTGCTGGGCATCTGGCGCTTGGTGGATGACGAGTGGACGCGTGACGCGCTGCGCCCAGCGCAGGGCGCAGCAATGTGA
- a CDS encoding FAD-binding oxidoreductase: MTTVPTDDAFAELHSRLGAKLSRAPGDLNAHGYDEGGSLQHYPPHAVVFAENEQDVVDTLAFAARHGVPVTPWAAGSGLEGNALPVRGGISLDVTRMNRVLRLDPDNFSATVEPGVLYPELSRLARPHGLFFAVDPGAEASLGGMAATGASGTGAVRYGTMRDNVLEMRVALTDGRVIRVGSRARKSSAGYDLKNLFVGSEGTLGVITQLTVKLHPLPATLASLRASFPTVESAVQAAVLVMGAGVRPERLELVDANTVQAVNAYKNTRYDETPTLWIELSGRDETDLQTQLNLVMDLCGETDGYGFERATTEGERLALWTARHHAYYAIRALFPGHRIQSTDVCVPIAELPGAIRETQRLLDAHDIHGPILGHVGDGNYHVSLHAPGDDTAAWARTQEVLKGMVAYAHGVGGTCTGEHAVGLNKRKYMRAEHGEALDVMRSIKQLLDPQGILNPGKIFPDE, encoded by the coding sequence ATGACAACGGTCCCCACTGATGACGCTTTCGCTGAACTGCATTCACGTCTCGGTGCGAAGCTGAGCCGCGCTCCTGGAGACTTGAACGCCCACGGATACGACGAGGGCGGCTCGCTTCAGCACTACCCGCCTCACGCTGTGGTGTTCGCAGAGAACGAACAGGACGTTGTGGATACCCTTGCCTTTGCCGCTCGGCATGGCGTCCCGGTGACACCTTGGGCGGCAGGAAGCGGCCTGGAAGGCAACGCACTCCCCGTACGTGGGGGCATCAGCTTGGACGTGACCAGGATGAACCGGGTGCTGCGCCTTGACCCTGACAACTTCAGCGCAACGGTCGAGCCCGGCGTGCTGTATCCGGAACTGTCTCGCCTGGCGCGACCCCATGGTCTGTTCTTCGCGGTCGACCCGGGGGCGGAAGCTTCGCTGGGTGGGATGGCCGCTACTGGTGCCAGTGGCACTGGCGCGGTCCGGTACGGCACGATGCGGGACAACGTCCTGGAAATGCGTGTCGCCCTGACCGATGGTCGAGTCATTCGAGTTGGCAGTCGTGCACGAAAGTCCTCCGCTGGGTACGACTTGAAGAATCTCTTCGTGGGTTCGGAAGGAACCCTGGGCGTCATCACGCAACTCACCGTAAAACTACACCCACTTCCTGCCACGCTCGCGAGCCTTCGTGCGAGTTTTCCGACGGTCGAATCCGCAGTGCAAGCGGCAGTGCTCGTGATGGGCGCTGGAGTGCGCCCGGAACGCCTGGAGTTGGTGGACGCCAACACCGTCCAAGCAGTGAATGCGTACAAGAACACCCGTTACGACGAAACGCCCACCTTGTGGATTGAACTCTCAGGACGCGACGAGACGGATCTTCAAACCCAGCTGAATCTCGTGATGGACCTGTGCGGTGAAACCGACGGGTACGGCTTTGAACGGGCCACGACGGAAGGTGAGCGGCTCGCCTTGTGGACGGCCAGGCATCATGCGTATTACGCGATTCGCGCCTTGTTCCCAGGTCACCGGATTCAAAGCACCGACGTGTGCGTTCCCATTGCGGAACTCCCCGGCGCCATTCGAGAAACTCAGCGGTTGTTGGATGCACACGACATTCACGGGCCTATTCTCGGTCACGTCGGGGATGGCAACTACCACGTCTCGCTTCACGCGCCCGGCGATGACACGGCCGCTTGGGCCCGCACGCAGGAGGTGCTCAAGGGCATGGTCGCGTACGCCCATGGGGTCGGCGGAACCTGCACGGGGGAGCACGCGGTCGGGTTGAACAAGCGCAAGTACATGCGTGCGGAACACGGCGAAGCGCTCGACGTCATGCGGTCCATCAAGCAGCTCCTCGACCCCCAAGGCATCCTCAACCCCGGCAAGATCTTCCCCGATGAATGA
- a CDS encoding GAF domain-containing protein encodes MPDSPVPPSPTSSELTGQQRADQLIAQLQDVTEQLAATGTQAEIFEFILRPALAVLGATAGMVLLVQGDALNVTAQYGQDAGIKSVWQDGPLSDRTPATAVLRTREPWLVEHSETLTATYPDLEARTGGKVAVGSAILPMFLEGQPLGVLVLDFQQPHHFTEPETRFLRTLAAQCAVALGRAQLTTDLQEQVRKRTAIIEHDARAYEVFVSFTEAVGAHSDVLALAQQAVEVLRRRFPDGSAAYYERVGDLWKARVWSDDLRGDLLALITAGLPETPLIREVLRVQDSVFVDGWNATREEVEHSEEYGTAVNVPLFMAGEVGGILALALRDNQRWAEQDKTLVHAVARGLNLALERTEFIRLLETRNVELDARTKALQRFAILARTPETDALALIGRAQEAVAELIGEGFAVYYQLEGESWMPKSQAGGTEHAPLQASLSSALPYDTTHNLRFPWETGQPLYQDRYNPTLDHDVPGSETIASTATLPLFVGTECHGIFAYGLNVSRPWTRGDKAILETAVNSLGLALERAEHARTLEAERAALDAFVAFSEAVGTQTDVLALARQAMQALQTRFPNSSGTYYERQDGLWKGRVWTEDMTDELLAMLQAGFPEDTPILRDAQQARQLVFREAWNPEEERVERSGEYQATVAAPLIVQEEVRGILGFALRDVARWSESDKALVRAVVRGLTLALERADVAARLAEQNAELDARTRALEGFANLTRDLSTEANQYGLVKRAQEVVMSLLSDGYALYYERDGERWRNRVQIGETRNPDLQAFIDAGPLVGVTPSVDVPWTTSQALYQDQYAQGSDTPLEMVEHVSTVASLPVLRRGEVAGVFIAVLFAQRTWAQADRAVLETVVRSLGLALERAEGIVALAARTEELVRSNAELEQFAYVASHDLQEPLRTITSFSQLLALKYQGRLDEKADIYIRLIGEATARMGTLLQDLLAFSRVGAGAHRQDVVDMQEVLAQVRQDLQAQIERSGATVHISSIPSVIGDGTQLRQLFQNLLGNALKFRDPGRAPEVYLDAQDEGNFVRITVRDNGIGIETEYFDRIFTIFQRLHTRDRYEGSGIGLSIARKIVERHGGRLGLKSNPGGGTVFSLTLPKKRAA; translated from the coding sequence ATGCCTGACTCGCCCGTACCTCCATCCCCCACCTCGTCCGAGCTCACCGGGCAACAACGCGCTGATCAGCTGATCGCCCAGCTGCAGGACGTCACGGAACAACTCGCGGCGACAGGCACGCAGGCAGAAATCTTCGAGTTCATTTTGCGCCCCGCCCTGGCCGTGCTGGGCGCCACAGCGGGCATGGTGCTGCTGGTGCAGGGTGACGCCTTGAACGTGACTGCCCAGTACGGTCAGGACGCGGGCATCAAGAGCGTCTGGCAGGATGGTCCGCTTTCCGACCGGACGCCGGCCACCGCCGTGCTCCGGACGCGTGAGCCTTGGCTGGTTGAGCACAGTGAAACGCTGACCGCCACCTACCCTGACCTGGAAGCGCGTACCGGAGGCAAGGTGGCCGTCGGGAGTGCAATCCTTCCTATGTTTCTGGAAGGCCAGCCATTGGGCGTCCTCGTCCTGGACTTCCAGCAGCCCCATCACTTCACCGAACCGGAAACCCGCTTTCTGCGCACCCTCGCCGCGCAGTGCGCTGTTGCCCTGGGACGCGCGCAGCTCACCACCGACTTACAGGAGCAGGTGCGGAAACGCACCGCCATCATTGAACACGATGCCCGCGCGTACGAAGTCTTCGTGTCGTTTACCGAAGCGGTCGGCGCCCACTCGGACGTGCTCGCCCTGGCTCAGCAAGCGGTCGAGGTGTTGCGCCGCCGCTTTCCGGACGGCAGCGCCGCCTACTACGAGCGTGTAGGTGACCTCTGGAAGGCGCGGGTGTGGAGTGATGACCTGCGTGGCGACTTGCTCGCCTTGATCACCGCCGGGCTTCCCGAAACCCCACTGATCCGCGAAGTGCTGCGAGTACAGGACAGCGTGTTCGTGGATGGCTGGAACGCGACGCGCGAAGAGGTGGAGCACTCTGAGGAGTACGGCACGGCTGTCAACGTTCCCTTGTTCATGGCGGGCGAGGTGGGCGGCATTCTCGCGCTCGCGCTGCGGGACAATCAGCGATGGGCGGAGCAGGACAAGACGCTGGTGCACGCGGTGGCACGCGGCCTGAACCTCGCGCTTGAACGCACCGAATTCATCCGCTTACTCGAAACCCGGAACGTGGAACTCGACGCCCGAACCAAAGCCTTGCAGCGTTTCGCGATCCTGGCCCGCACACCTGAAACAGACGCGTTGGCACTCATCGGGCGGGCACAGGAAGCTGTCGCTGAGCTCATCGGCGAGGGCTTCGCGGTGTACTACCAGCTGGAAGGCGAATCGTGGATGCCGAAGTCCCAGGCCGGCGGCACCGAGCACGCCCCCCTGCAGGCGTCACTGTCGTCCGCGTTGCCGTACGACACCACCCACAACCTCCGCTTTCCCTGGGAAACCGGCCAGCCGCTGTATCAGGACCGCTACAACCCCACCCTCGACCACGACGTGCCAGGATCGGAGACCATCGCGTCCACCGCGACCCTGCCGCTTTTCGTGGGTACCGAATGCCACGGCATCTTCGCTTATGGACTCAACGTCAGTCGCCCCTGGACTCGCGGGGACAAAGCCATTTTGGAAACCGCGGTGAATAGCCTCGGTCTCGCGTTGGAACGGGCTGAGCACGCACGGACGTTGGAAGCCGAGCGGGCCGCCCTGGACGCCTTCGTGGCGTTCAGCGAAGCCGTCGGGACGCAAACAGATGTCCTCGCCCTGGCACGGCAAGCCATGCAGGCGCTCCAGACGCGCTTTCCAAACAGCAGCGGAACGTACTACGAACGCCAGGACGGCTTGTGGAAAGGCCGGGTGTGGACCGAGGACATGACCGATGAGTTGCTGGCGATGCTGCAGGCTGGTTTTCCGGAGGACACACCCATCCTCAGGGACGCGCAGCAGGCTCGGCAGCTGGTGTTCCGCGAAGCCTGGAATCCTGAGGAGGAGCGGGTGGAGCGCAGCGGCGAGTACCAGGCCACTGTCGCTGCGCCGTTGATCGTGCAGGAGGAAGTGCGGGGCATCCTCGGCTTCGCGTTGCGTGACGTCGCGCGGTGGAGCGAGAGCGACAAGGCGCTGGTGCGCGCCGTGGTGCGGGGCCTCACCCTCGCGCTGGAGCGCGCGGACGTTGCAGCTCGCCTGGCGGAGCAGAACGCTGAACTGGACGCACGCACCAGAGCTCTGGAAGGCTTCGCGAACCTCACGCGGGACCTGAGTACAGAAGCAAATCAGTACGGCCTGGTGAAGCGCGCGCAGGAAGTGGTGATGTCGCTGCTCAGCGACGGGTACGCGCTGTACTACGAACGGGACGGAGAGCGGTGGCGCAACCGGGTGCAGATCGGTGAGACTCGTAACCCGGACCTCCAGGCATTCATTGATGCTGGACCACTGGTGGGAGTCACGCCCAGTGTGGACGTGCCTTGGACGACCAGTCAGGCGCTGTATCAGGATCAGTACGCTCAAGGCAGCGACACTCCGCTGGAGATGGTGGAGCATGTCAGTACGGTGGCTTCGCTGCCCGTCCTGAGGCGAGGGGAAGTTGCCGGGGTGTTCATCGCGGTGCTGTTCGCGCAGCGCACCTGGGCTCAGGCGGACCGCGCGGTGCTGGAGACGGTGGTGCGCAGCCTGGGCCTGGCCTTGGAGCGGGCCGAGGGTATCGTCGCTCTGGCCGCGCGGACGGAGGAGTTGGTGCGTTCCAACGCGGAGCTGGAGCAGTTCGCGTATGTGGCCAGTCACGATTTGCAAGAACCCTTGCGCACCATCACCAGTTTCTCGCAGCTGCTGGCCTTGAAGTATCAGGGGCGTCTGGATGAAAAAGCGGACATATACATCCGACTGATCGGAGAAGCAACCGCGCGGATGGGAACGCTGCTGCAGGATCTGCTGGCCTTTTCTCGGGTGGGCGCCGGCGCACACCGGCAAGACGTGGTAGATATGCAGGAAGTGTTGGCGCAGGTGAGGCAGGACTTGCAGGCGCAGATCGAGCGCTCCGGCGCCACCGTGCATATCAGCTCGATTCCCAGTGTTATCGGGGACGGAACGCAGTTGCGGCAGCTCTTCCAGAACCTGCTGGGCAACGCGCTGAAGTTCCGTGATCCCGGGCGGGCTCCTGAGGTGTACCTGGACGCGCAGGACGAAGGGAACTTCGTCCGGATCACCGTGCGGGACAATGGCATTGGCATTGAAACGGAGTATTTCGACCGGATCTTCACCATCTTCCAGCGGCTGCACACCCGCGACAGGTACGAAGGCAGCGGGATCGGGCTGTCCATTGCCCGGAAGATCGTCGAGCGGCACGGTGGGCGCCTGGGCCTGAAGAGCAATCCAGGGGGGGGCACGGTCTTTTCACTGACTTTGCCAAAGAAAAGGGCGGCATGA
- a CDS encoding DUF4158 domain-containing protein: MNPARSRHSKIVREHLAITPFAQGGREVMARTLRELAFTKQDLRDLINGAIETLVKERFELPSFGVLEEAAERVRGETHRALFELVFAALSEKDRGTLGQLFVQPGRDSGTTLWNDLKREPGRPTLTKLKEWLVHQQWLAGLQVGANVAALLSEAKVLHFAEETKSLNASRMQEVEPRKRFTLAACFLHVRHAAALDGLAELFVRRMGNISRDAQLAFEADREGAQQRVNDLVLKLKEVAVAYQREGSEKERLGVVGQALGEPGAVIEACEAHEALVQNSSAPFVWRCYASSRSMVHALFRTLTVKTTSYRTPGWKERCSSCWKQRIFGRSRWSWSDRTRCLAPNNSISPGFPRDGGDW; encoded by the coding sequence ATGAATCCGGCGCGCTCACGGCATAGCAAAATCGTTCGTGAGCACTTGGCCATCACGCCCTTTGCACAGGGCGGCCGGGAAGTAATGGCGCGCACCCTGCGGGAGTTGGCTTTCACAAAACAGGACTTGCGTGACCTGATCAATGGCGCCATCGAAACCCTGGTGAAAGAACGCTTCGAACTGCCCAGTTTTGGTGTGCTGGAAGAAGCAGCCGAGCGGGTTCGTGGCGAGACGCACCGGGCGTTGTTCGAGTTGGTCTTTGCGGCGCTGAGCGAGAAGGATCGAGGCACGCTGGGCCAACTCTTCGTGCAGCCTGGTCGGGACAGCGGGACCACGCTCTGGAACGACCTCAAGCGGGAACCTGGTCGGCCCACGCTGACCAAGCTCAAAGAGTGGCTGGTTCACCAGCAGTGGCTGGCCGGCTTGCAGGTCGGCGCGAATGTCGCGGCGCTGCTGTCCGAAGCGAAAGTGCTGCATTTTGCTGAAGAAACGAAGAGCTTGAACGCGTCGCGCATGCAGGAAGTCGAGCCCAGAAAGCGCTTCACCCTGGCTGCGTGCTTTCTGCACGTCCGGCATGCTGCGGCCCTCGACGGGCTCGCCGAGCTGTTCGTGCGGCGCATGGGGAACATCAGTCGGGACGCGCAGCTGGCCTTCGAGGCGGACCGGGAAGGTGCGCAGCAGCGGGTGAACGACCTGGTGCTGAAGCTCAAGGAAGTCGCGGTGGCTTACCAGCGGGAAGGCAGCGAGAAGGAACGGTTGGGGGTGGTGGGCCAGGCGCTGGGTGAGCCTGGCGCTGTGATCGAGGCCTGCGAGGCGCACGAGGCGTTGGTGCAGAACAGCAGTGCGCCGTTCGTCTGGCGTTGTTACGCCAGCTCCCGTTCAATGGTGCACGCGCTCTTCCGGACCCTGACGGTCAAGACCACCAGTTATAGGACGCCGGGGTGGAAGGAGCGTTGCAGTTCGTGCTGGAAACAGCGCATCTTCGGGCGGAGTCGTTGGTCCTGGTCGGACCGAACAAGGTGCCTGGCGCCGAACAACTCGATTTCGCCTGGATTCCCCAGGGATGGTGGCGACTGGTGA
- a CDS encoding fumarylacetoacetate hydrolase family protein, with translation MKLVKIEMNGTPCWAAERDGRYLALQGTLDGWLSGGGLPEVTPEEVRGPQLAPIDSQEVWASGVTYRRSREARKVESRGADVYDRVYDAQRPELFFKATASRTAAPGTPVGIRRDSRWNVPEPELALILNARGEIVAFTIGNDMSSRDIEGENPLYLPQAKVYDRCLALGPHLVTTDEVPDVTRLTIRMSIERAGQDVFTGETSTGQLNRSIEELASYLWRSQRFAHGAVLLTGTGIVPPEAFTLAAGDVVGIEIEHIGVLQNPVMEV, from the coding sequence ATGAAACTCGTCAAAATCGAAATGAACGGCACGCCGTGCTGGGCGGCAGAACGGGACGGCCGCTATCTGGCTCTGCAAGGCACCTTGGACGGCTGGCTCAGTGGGGGGGGCCTGCCGGAGGTGACGCCGGAGGAGGTCCGTGGACCCCAGCTCGCACCGATCGACAGTCAGGAGGTTTGGGCGTCCGGGGTGACGTACCGCCGCAGCCGCGAGGCCCGCAAGGTCGAGTCCCGTGGCGCGGACGTATATGACCGCGTGTACGACGCGCAACGCCCCGAGTTGTTCTTCAAGGCAACGGCGTCACGCACCGCAGCACCCGGCACGCCCGTGGGCATTCGCCGTGATTCCCGCTGGAACGTCCCTGAGCCGGAACTTGCCCTGATCCTGAACGCCCGCGGTGAGATCGTTGCGTTCACGATTGGCAACGACATGTCCAGCCGTGACATTGAAGGCGAGAATCCACTGTACCTGCCCCAAGCGAAAGTGTACGACCGTTGCCTCGCGCTCGGTCCGCACCTGGTCACCACCGACGAAGTGCCAGACGTCACGCGCCTTACAATCCGCATGAGCATTGAGCGCGCCGGGCAGGACGTCTTCACCGGTGAGACCAGTACAGGGCAGCTCAACCGTTCCATCGAGGAACTCGCGTCGTACTTATGGCGTTCACAACGCTTCGCGCATGGCGCGGTGCTCCTGACTGGCACCGGAATCGTGCCTCCTGAGGCGTTCACCCTGGCCGCGGGTGACGTGGTCGGAATCGAGATTGAGCACATCGGCGTGCTCCAAAACCCTGTCATGGAGGTTTAA
- a CDS encoding tyrosine-type recombinase/integrase, giving the protein MERKLRSLGARAGVEYGLQQVHGLRLTSGTRLYKVSRDIYEVQRHLRHAHISSSVIYTRYVEQSVRRYTDEWQRPFKDAKREAVQDVLELLALSDQVRRARWDGLDAPQ; this is encoded by the coding sequence ATGGAGCGCAAGCTGCGTTCGCTCGGGGCGCGCGCCGGCGTGGAGTACGGGTTGCAGCAGGTGCACGGCTTGCGTCTCACCAGCGGTACCCGCCTGTACAAGGTCAGCCGTGACATTTACGAGGTGCAGAGGCATCTGCGCCACGCGCATATTTCCTCCAGCGTGATCTACACTCGGTACGTCGAGCAGAGTGTCCGACGTTATACCGATGAGTGGCAACGCCCGTTCAAGGACGCCAAACGAGAGGCCGTTCAGGATGTGCTGGAGCTCTTAGCGTTGTCGGATCAGGTCCGGCGCGCCCGGTGGGACGGTCTGGACGCGCCGCAATGA
- a CDS encoding tyrosine-type recombinase/integrase: MRAVTKHGKLRDRTVIVLMLHTGLRVSETSCLKRRDVTLTKRSGQLTVTGKGNKVRDVPLNSTARETLHTYLPTLPENAVFVFPSDRRSASLSTRALDHLIRKYAHLAGLDLSPHDLRHRFGYMMAERVPLHRLAQIMGHDSLDTTARYTRATARDLQAEVEKIAWR, encoded by the coding sequence GTGCGCGCCGTCACCAAGCACGGTAAACTCCGCGACCGCACCGTCATCGTGCTGATGCTGCACACCGGCCTGCGGGTCAGCGAAACCAGTTGCCTCAAACGCCGGGATGTCACCCTCACGAAACGCAGCGGCCAGCTCACCGTGACCGGCAAAGGCAACAAAGTGCGTGACGTTCCCCTCAACAGCACCGCTCGTGAAACCTTGCACACGTACCTCCCGACCCTTCCCGAGAACGCTGTTTTCGTTTTTCCCTCTGACCGCCGATCGGCTTCCCTTTCCACCCGCGCGCTCGATCACCTGATCCGCAAATACGCTCACCTCGCCGGACTCGACCTCAGCCCCCACGATTTGCGGCACCGCTTCGGATACATGATGGCTGAACGCGTCCCCCTGCACCGCCTTGCGCAGATCATGGGTCACGACTCCCTCGACACCACCGCCCGCTACACCCGCGCCACGGCCCGCGACCTCCAAGCTGAAGTTGAAAAGATCGCATGGCGCTGA
- a CDS encoding DUF4158 domain-containing protein has product MPTLDETAYPRLKSQPIEKELLEIYTPSQEELALAERVAREATAKFCFLVLLKTFQRLGYFVQLRDVPETITEQIKHSLGLLILPVRLAGYDESGALTA; this is encoded by the coding sequence GTGCCCACGTTGGACGAGACGGCCTACCCCAGGCTGAAAAGCCAGCCGATCGAAAAAGAGTTGCTTGAGATCTACACCCCCAGCCAGGAAGAGCTGGCGCTGGCCGAACGCGTCGCGCGGGAAGCAACAGCCAAATTCTGTTTCCTGGTGCTGCTCAAGACCTTCCAACGTCTGGGGTACTTTGTACAACTGCGCGACGTACCGGAAACAATCACCGAACAGATCAAACATTCCCTGGGCCTGCTGATCCTGCCTGTCCGACTCGCCGGGTACGATGAATCCGGCGCGCTCACGGCATAG
- a CDS encoding response regulator: protein MRRVLLIEDHDADALLLVELLELVGADWQVEHVQTFAEAARCWPGGAFDVLLLDLDIPDGFGLEVLSRALLLAAGKPVVVLSGLANPEVAVSAVQLGARGYVVKGFGSVQQLMKLEEPLPMSGGG from the coding sequence GTGAGGCGGGTCTTACTCATCGAGGACCACGACGCCGACGCGCTGCTGCTGGTGGAGTTGCTGGAATTGGTGGGCGCGGACTGGCAGGTGGAGCACGTGCAGACCTTTGCGGAAGCTGCTCGATGTTGGCCGGGAGGAGCGTTCGATGTGCTGCTCTTGGACCTGGATATTCCGGATGGTTTCGGTCTGGAAGTGCTGTCCCGAGCACTGTTATTGGCTGCTGGGAAACCTGTGGTGGTTCTGAGCGGTCTGGCAAACCCGGAGGTCGCGGTGAGTGCCGTGCAGTTAGGCGCGCGTGGGTACGTGGTGAAGGGCTTTGGGTCCGTCCAGCAGCTGATGAAATTGGAGGAGCCTCTGCCGATGTCAGGAGGAGGCTGA
- a CDS encoding FadR/GntR family transcriptional regulator: MTPQPAKPRPHHERLVEELTGRIASGQLPPGTLLPSEIQLAAEFGVSRIVIRETVKVLVTKGLLDVRQGRGTTVRPESAWNVLDPMVLRFKQQDGDTSRLYGELLEARGIFEVQIVALAATRISDGELSLLSMHLRRMDTVTGDVDAYHAADAEFHLMIIRAAQNRVLAALIEPVRALLEEALRDTVALPGSAHRAQVLHWNIFRALERHDRSAATEAMHGHLDQAAKDLMTVSAKKSGKREPRQPSPHHVRSEDALQDSLAISGQSLPGVPSLHTTLHNDADEVKQ, from the coding sequence GTGACTCCACAGCCTGCCAAGCCCCGACCGCACCACGAGCGGTTGGTGGAGGAACTCACCGGGCGAATCGCAAGCGGGCAGCTCCCACCTGGAACCCTGCTTCCGTCGGAAATACAACTCGCGGCAGAGTTCGGCGTGAGTCGCATCGTCATCCGCGAAACCGTGAAAGTGCTTGTCACAAAAGGGCTTTTGGACGTTCGGCAGGGACGCGGCACAACGGTCCGCCCAGAATCCGCGTGGAACGTGCTCGACCCAATGGTCCTCCGGTTCAAGCAGCAAGACGGCGACACCAGCAGACTCTATGGTGAGCTACTTGAGGCGCGTGGAATCTTCGAAGTGCAAATTGTCGCTCTCGCCGCAACGCGAATCAGTGACGGGGAACTGAGCCTGCTCAGCATGCACCTTCGCCGGATGGATACCGTTACCGGTGACGTAGACGCGTACCACGCCGCCGACGCGGAGTTTCACTTGATGATCATCCGCGCCGCCCAAAACCGCGTCCTGGCCGCACTCATCGAACCCGTACGCGCCCTCCTCGAAGAGGCGCTGCGGGACACGGTCGCTCTCCCCGGATCAGCGCACCGCGCCCAGGTTCTGCACTGGAACATCTTCCGGGCTTTGGAGCGCCACGATCGGTCGGCCGCAACCGAAGCCATGCACGGGCACCTCGACCAGGCCGCCAAGGATTTGATGACGGTATCCGCAAAGAAATCAGGCAAGCGTGAGCCGCGCCAACCAAGCCCACACCACGTTCGCTCGGAGGACGCTCTCCAGGATTCCCTGGCCATTTCAGGCCAGTCACTCCCGGGCGTGCCTTCCTTGCACACGACCCTCCACAACGACGCTGACGAGGTGAAACAATGA